From one Dermacentor silvarum isolate Dsil-2018 chromosome 3, BIME_Dsil_1.4, whole genome shotgun sequence genomic stretch:
- the LOC119444346 gene encoding uncharacterized protein LOC119444346, whose protein sequence is MRRINVDGSTWKPTANSRVCSEHFISGEPSRFPDHPDNVPSVFKHKPASRRDAVVRFERSANRRSTPSQSFKRSQLPNTKPATTQSSQPSGSNTSMVPAVPDDPPHHSDGSPVLEPEAAHQLPKTSKPRLVKHLSILQPILKVVLPCMMHASPTMCLALE, encoded by the exons ATGCGCCGAATAAATGTCGACGGATCGACGTGGAAGCCTACAGCTAACTCGCGCGTTTGCAGCGAGCATTTCATATCAG GAGAACCATCTAGGTTTCCGGACCACCCCGACAACGTCCCGTCCGTATTTAAGCACAAGCCTGCGAGCCGCCGAGATGCTGTTGTGCGTTTTGAAAGGTCGGCCAACAGACGAAGCACTCCGAGCCAGTCTTTCAAACGTTCTCAGCTTCCAA aTACAAAGCCAGCAACCACACAGAGCAGCCAGCCTTCAGGAAGTAACACATCAATGGTGCCAGCTGTCCCGGACGATCCACCACACCACAGCGATGGCAGCCCAGTGCTGGAACCCGAGGCAGCACATCAACTTCCAAAAACTTCT AAACCCAGGCTAGTGAAGCACCTGAGCATTCTACAGCCAATCTTGAAAGTGGTTCTGCCATGCATGATGCATGCCAGCCCGACAATGTGTCTAGCCTTAGAATAG